TAATATCCTTATATCAAATATCAATGACAGAACCTTcacaaaatgaatgatgaaacTGTGCTACTAATTTAGGTCTCTTCATTAAGCTGAAAGGTACAATTCACTTTCAAGGTTTGTTGTTTGACGGTGAGTTATGAGAACATTGAGGCTTACTTGACCCagtttcacaaaacatttgtggCTTCTTTAATTCATATCTATTTTCCCTAGTTCAGGTCACCACAAAAGACTGCAAAGAGAACCCGTTTTTATAGATCTGGGAGAAGCCAGAAGACTAATTAAAGGTGTACAAAACAACGTAGTGAGTAATGCTTTGGGAAACGTGGgcattgattttgttttcaatttcacaACACTCCACCTGTCATCTAGTGGAATCACAATGTTAACCCTAGTGTGCTTTAAAACATCCCTTCATAACAAGTATTGATGATGACAAAATGATCtttgaataaaactaaattgaaCAATAGATGTTTTgccattataataataatagtaataataataataataaatcacacTGGTCAATCATTTCATTGTAATGACAATAGAAAACAGTACAGAATAGCGCTGAGCAAAAGAAATCTAAATTGTTCAAGTAATCAGTCACAtccagataaataaatacattttgctgcaacaatacttaaaaaaaaatgttcattgtCATTGCATCTTAGATAAATAATGGTGACCATGCACAGAGAGTCAATTTGATGCAGCTATTATGCACCTCAGATGTTCAATATAACTACTTGCATTAAAGGTCAGTACAAATAGATATCTAATTGTCTGCTGGCTGGTGACCTAACCAGAACACCACCAAAGCTGCAACGGAacaaaacttttaaatgtttagctTTTAGGAAAATTCATGTATAATCAaggaataacaacaaaaaattgaaaacattttgtagtGCGACGTTTCAAAGAGGGTGATTCTGAATTGAATGTACAGAGCAGTGCTGCAGTTGCATTGTTGGGGCAAATGTAGGTGTATCCAGCACCCGCAAACTAACTAGTAAGAGTTTTATGTCCTTTGTTTTTGGGCTAAATGTCTTATGCTTATCGTCAGCAATtcagtaaattaaaataaagggATGTGGGTTGAAATATTCAAAGTAGGCCCTGTATACCTATGCATCCTAAAATTTCCAGTTTTACGTTGCTGCCACACTGATGACAGTGCATTTTCACAACAGGGTAAAGAAAGTGCGATGAGACCGGGTGAGAAAGGCAAGGAGAAggcagagatagagagggagaggcagCTACCATTTCAATACtcttctctctctatatatttttttacaacacttaCTGTAGCAACAGCTAACTTTCTGTAGACAGTCTGCCTGAATTCATAAAGAGGCGGCTTGCAGTAGGCAGGAGGTGTATGTGATAATATTAGTCCACAAGTACTTCCAGGCAGAAAAAAGGCTGCGTTATACAGAATGTAGCACACGGAGTGCACTATTGGTGTGGAGTCAGAGCACATTAAACCCTGCTCTAAGCCACATTTACATCTGACAGCATCTCAACAAGTACAGTAGGAGGCAATTTGTAGAACAATAtgtaaaaccatttaaaaaagagattCCGGAACCAGTACAGATGTTTCCCACAGTATCCACTGTATCTCTGGGCTGATCTAATtttgtttgacaaaaatgttaacgttaatgtttgtttcttttttatggtAACTTTTTTCCCTTTGATTTGCTGAAATGCTAGTGGTCATCCCTCCTGTGCTGAGGTGAATCGAACAAAAGATTGATACTCTCCATTGTCCCACTTTATCTTTTGCAACAGGTGTCCTCATGCTTTTGCCTGCAGTGAACTCCTGCATCTGGCTGCACTTACTATATCCCACTCTGTGTCTCTGAATAGTTACCTGGTTTCACTTTTCAACATTACAATCACTAAAACTGTCTACCTGGTTACAAACTTCCTCTAGCTTTATTACTTGCTATTGCACCCTGAATGACACCATGGTTCGTTGAACGCTTATTCATTTGTGAATTCATTTGTGTCATTTGTGGAAGTTACGTGGGACGTACTTTATAAATATGCAGCTTGCCATAGAAATAAGCCAAATGACCTTATTGTAGCAtgtgtaaataatgaaaagttGCCAATATCCCGAACGGAAAAGGTGATcttcaaaataatatattattaaagaGACTATTGATAACAATACATAACTGCAATAAATGCATCATTAAGCAAGAAACCCTGTGGGGTGAGAGATGAgcaaatacatttctgtgagGGTGGACAGTGCAGATTTTGTATTGtctgcaattaaaaaaatactttgtttcaacagattttattttagccATTTTTCACCAGGCTAGATTGACTCGACTGATGTTTCCAAACCTCAAAAGGATTCAAAACAGTCTTTCTGGCACCTCCAAATCTAGTCTATGTTGGATTTCCTTACACACATATGACACTAGATGGCGGTGGCACCATCTCAAAGTTAAGACAGCGTAGAAGTCATGCACCGTCAAAGGCCACTCCCAGTTTAATGAGTGCAAAACTAAGAGACAATCAACTCATCTAAAGTATATTATTTGAGGATGTGTGATGAAGTTTGAATTTCAGAGAGCCGAGTTGTCTACACGCGAAAGGTTCAACTGTCCTGCTGATTGTCCAGGGGAAAGGGACAAGCAGTCTCTACACTTAAGTTGCGTGGTAAACTTTGAGTTACTATGTCCAAGCTTATTGATGACTACCGGTAGCATAATTGTGGAAGATTTTGCAACAGCATTCACTCAAACGCCAgtgttcttttcctttctcttcttgATTGAGGAACCTCTTGTGAGCAAGTTGTGCATCCGACTCCTCAAAAACATCCTTGCAAAAGGATTCCAACAAGTCAGCAGTCTCCAGCGGTCTCACGGCAATATAAACTGACAATGGAACATCGGTCAATTCACCAGCTTCTtgcaaagataaaaaacaaaaaaagaaccaaCCGACAGAAGGattcttgtttgttttaggAAGAGTTAGGTCAAGTTATAGGAGTCTTGGGGTCAGGTGATCCGAATATGTCATAAGGCCACAAAGGTACATGGGTGTCTGAGTTTACAAGGCAGCACTCCTCTGTTGAGCTGATAGAACTCCACCAGCTGAATCAGGTCGGTGAATTTGGTGGCGCCATCGTCAAGGCTGAAGAAGACTTGGCCATCCTCTTCACACTGCCAGCAGCAAAGGGGCGAGCAGGGACACAGCACATggcaagagaaaagaaaagacaaggaTATCAGACTCTTTTTTACTCCAAAAAGGACCATAAAAACGGTTTTACACATTTGGGGCATGTCAGCAACAGATCCCATACATAACCCATTACTCCTCGCCATTTTGCAAACCATGTATAATTTTTATAGACTGATATTTTTATAGGAAGATCAGTGAGCTAAAAGTGAGCAACCATTTTCTATTAAACTAAGGACTAAGGACAAAATCACATTATCCTTTTAAGGGCTAAATAGTTTGCCTTCCGGGACTGACACAGCTGTCAGCAATAAAGTAAAGATTTTGCAACAACATGACCGGTAAGAGTGTGCAGCAACCTTTTGGAATAATTTACTTAAATTAATACAACCGTCAAGGTTAAggctatttttttattagtaagACATGTCACAAGACACATATTACTACATTTAACATTCACTGACCGCTactcaataaaagaaaacaaaatgaaagtatGTAAAATTAGTTAGCACCAAGAAATGCATACCGGTAGTATCtggaaatgtttgattttttggtGATGGCACAATGTGAGCACAAACGCCTTGGGGTTACTCTGACTGACTCTCAGCAGAAACAACCTGTGCAACAAGAGAAAGGAGGATACTGTGAGACAAATTACTTCATTTTATGGATAAATACaagggaaaaaatacaaaaaagaatttaacccttttttttcttttgcattcaTATTTAGCAAATAGTAAAAGTGCTTTAGCTCCAGCTCCCCTACCCATCGACTTGTCCCTGCTGGTGGATAATGCGGTGGGATTCTTCTCTGGTCATCCTGCCGTGGAACCACAACTGAGCTATGTGGATGACTGCAGAGAAAATCACAtttggaaatacattttagtgttcatgatatttaaaaaaaatgttaaaagaagttAACAGTCAACTATTTTACCTGAGCTTAGTGAGGAGTGGTGTAATGGACTGTGGGAGCCTAATATGTTCATTCGTTGACTCCTCTTCTGAGAGAGATGCCACattcagacaaaacaacaggGATTAGTTCAGGATCTGGTGGGTTAGTCCGCTGTATTTACACAATTCAGTGTAACAGTGAAGAAAATTCCAAGTTAAACGTCCAGATTACTTCATAATAATCATtaatatattgtaaaattaTTTCGTAACCGACTTGTTGGCCAAATCCATTTGATTAAATCTGACACTTTTGCCCCACAGCCATATCCGTTTCATGAATACAGTCAACTTTTGTCAgaacaaaataattgaaaaatcaAACAGCAGACGGAAATTAGCTGtatatgaatatttatatataaatatgtaatttgtaAAGATCTTTTGACGTCTGCTTCGAGCATTACTGACAGAGAAAAGTGAGGTTGTCTCACCCGCCACGCATGTCCCTCCTCCATGGCAGCGCTCTGAGCTTCTACAGGGTTGTCAATCACCCTACCTATCCTCCCTGAGAAATCCATGGCCACGAGGGAGTTCTCCGACACGCTCCGCTAGGGGGAGACAGAGATTCAAGATAGTCAACATGTGGATAGAATGGCAGCAACACAAGTGCCAGGGTGCAGCTTTGTAccaatttaaagaaaggcagttCAATAAAAAGTGGTGTGGCACAGGTTGGGTTTTTAGTGATTTTCTCCCTTCTCCAAAACTTGTCAAACTACTTATGTTGCTTTTCCTGGTGCATTCAATCATTCACACAATCAGTGCTTTGCTTATGTCACGACTCATTAAAGGCAATGTTCTTACGCTGAAACTGGCAATTCACTGGTGTAGGTTTCAACagaatttttaataaaacagacaacTTACCACAGGTGCTGAGAAGTGTGACAGTAAGGTTTTTCTTTGTTGGGGAATCTTATAATTCTGGTACAACACAATCCCATACTGTAAAGAAAAAGGAAcataaaaaagtagtaaagcTACACTATCAACATTCttcattgatttaatttttttttcaaagattagGTTCTGTTTTagctttttccctttataaGATGTGACAGTGGATAGAGAGGTctgcctacatggggcgcacacaaTACTGTGTGTGATATAGGTCGCCCCAACATTCCTCATTGTCAATGAGTGTGTTGTATTGTAAACTATGTCATACAgcatacatttttgtcataGTGTTACCTTAAAAAGCCGGAAGGCAGTCATCCAACAGGTCCTGCCCTGTTCATCCTCCGCACAAAGCATCCTCAACTCCTTCAACTCCCCTCGACATTTATTAGGCTGGGAATCAGAACAGAGATATTCCTCCTCGTCAGCACCCCGATTATCACCATCATCACTAATCAAAATAACTGACCTGACAAAGTAATGAGAAAAATGCTTTGCTCATCTACAACATTTATAATATATCAaatttagaaatgaaaaaaaagtggtaagtaaacagaaatacaacatTTAGAAATACAGCATTAAACCCAAATATCAGCACTGATATAGTTCAGTACATATTCACGCCAACATCCTTATCATGAGACTTCACAAGATATCAACAGTTCCTTGCCTCATAATTTAACAGGGCTTTACTGGCATGggaaacagacatttaaattgCCAAAACAAGtgtgaagtaaaaacaaaaatgtatatacaatAAGTAAATATCTACTAATATAAAGTGTAAACAGAGCTGTTGCAACATTGTactcaaatatataaatgaaaataggtCAAGTTTACCTAatactatacatactgtacatatagacCTATCTATAGATAGGTAAAAATAACTTcagataaaagaagaaaagtggGGACAAATACAAATGAGTTAGAGCTGTGTAAACATTGCAAACTTTCCGAGGTATTGTGAGATATCtgttctgtatgtatgtgcaatgtacagtacagagATCAGTGCAGGATAtttttctatatatatttatttgattaataatatattaatatattacagtattttattagAATTCAGCCTCATTTCACTTCTGTCATCTGAGCCTCACCTTGATACAGAACTCGTAGTCTGTGGGTGCACCGTGCTGCTTTTTGCCGGTGGTGACAGTGAAGATGTTGCTGTCTTCAATGTCTGCTAGTAACTGTAGATGTCTGGGCTCCTGGcaacataaataattaataagtcAAAACATCACAGGGAGACACAGCCTGGGGGCATACTAACAGACAGACATATGCAGACAGACCACCATCAATAAAAGGCTGAGTACGTTTAGTAATGCTATTACTATAAAATGCCAATGTGGTGTGCATTTGAATTCTTTAATGATAAATAATGACTGTAATTATAAAGTTACATGTTAGAAAAATGACAGTGAATTATATTCTGTCCCTTGAAGAGGGAAAGCTTGAGTTTCTGTTACCTTTGAGGTTCCTTTTGTAGAGCAGTAGAGTCCTGAGCGCCGCAGGAACATGTAAACTTTCTTCCATGACTTTCTACCCACCTCCTTCACATACAGATACCCCTGGATCTCTGGACAGCCACTGGTCGCTAGGAAGTTCTGAGGAAAGGAGCGAGAAAGACATGGAGCAGGGGATCAGTTTGGATTTTGACATTGTCTTGACATAGTTATACACAAACATAGATTTAAGTATAGTATATACATAAttacttcatgttttttatgcgttttattattttataggacagctgacgACATAGAAGGAgaaaacctctgtatatgggcccctgctctaccagctgagctacccGGGCATCCAAattcatttatgttttaagCCGGGCCTTTTGATATTTGAAATACAAAGAAGGGGAAAGAAAACCGTGTTATGCAATGATCCAAGACACTGACAAATtttcaaatacagtacatagcCTA
The genomic region above belongs to Etheostoma cragini isolate CJK2018 chromosome 6, CSU_Ecrag_1.0, whole genome shotgun sequence and contains:
- the LOC117946625 gene encoding growth factor receptor-bound protein 10-like isoform X3 codes for the protein MCVCGGGARLTPKMPSRSPDCCLLRAVEIVKIFTEDGMGKVVEIPADMTARDLCQLLVYKSHCVDDNSWALVEHHPLIGLERCLEDHELVVQVQASMNSDSRFLFRKNYAKYEFFRNPLAFFPEHMVAWCQDTNRMIPPSQLLQNFLATSGCPEIQGYLYVKEVGRKSWKKVYMFLRRSGLYCSTKGTSKEPRHLQLLADIEDSNIFTVTTGKKQHGAPTDYEFCIKPNKCRGELKELRMLCAEDEQGRTCWMTAFRLFKYGIVLYQNYKIPQQRKTLLSHFSAPVRSVSENSLVAMDFSGRIGRVIDNPVEAQSAAMEEGHAWRKRSQRMNILGSHSPLHHSSLSSVIHIAQLWFHGRMTREESHRIIHQQGQVDGLFLLRVSQSNPKAFVLTLCHHQKIKHFQILPCEEDGQVFFSLDDGATKFTDLIQLVEFYQLNRGVLPCKLRHPCTFVAL
- the LOC117946625 gene encoding growth factor receptor-bound protein 10-like isoform X1, which encodes MALAGCPDYFLHHPNYQQDNIDLSSNHRQADLIGPSFQQSANRSSPNHQEDDVDLEALVNDMNSSQESLYSTCSGQQTDSTPLLHNGQNSSSLHNHMQHNQPRQGQHLHALTHVSPEPSSSSSCADSPQTILRRSQPMHILAVRRLQEEEQQLRTSSLPAIPNPFPELCSPASSPVLSPGSLPPGETSTCKYIVKIFTEDGMGKVVEIPADMTARDLCQLLVYKSHCVDDNSWALVEHHPLIGLERCLEDHELVVQVQASMNSDSRFLFRKNYAKYEFFRNPLAFFPEHMVAWCQDTNRMIPPSQLLQNFLATSGCPEIQGYLYVKEVGRKSWKKVYMFLRRSGLYCSTKGTSKEPRHLQLLADIEDSNIFTVTTGKKQHGAPTDYEFCIKPNKCRGELKELRMLCAEDEQGRTCWMTAFRLFKYGIVLYQNYKIPQQRKTLLSHFSAPVRSVSENSLVAMDFSGRIGRVIDNPVEAQSAAMEEGHAWRKRSQRMNILGSHSPLHHSSLSSVIHIAQLWFHGRMTREESHRIIHQQGQVDGLFLLRVSQSNPKAFVLTLCHHQKIKHFQILPCEEDGQVFFSLDDGATKFTDLIQLVEFYQLNRGVLPCKLRHPCTFVAL
- the LOC117946625 gene encoding growth factor receptor-bound protein 10-like isoform X2, yielding MALAGCPDYFLHHPNYQQDNIDLSSNHRQADLIGPSFQQSANRSSPNHQEDDVDLEALVNDMNSSQESLYSTCSGQQTDSTPLLHNGQNSSSLHNHMQHNQPRQGQHLHALTHVSPEPSSSSSCADSPQTILRRSQPMHILAVRRLQEEEQQLRTSSLPAIPNPFPELCSPASSPVLSPGSLPPGETSTCKYIVKIFTEDGMGKVVEIPADMTARDLCQLLVYKSHCVDDNSWALVEHHPLIGLERCLEDHELVVQVQASMNSDSRFLFRKNYAKYEFFRNPLAFFPEHMVAWCQDTNRMIPPSQLLQNFLATSGCPEIQGYLYVKEVGRKSWKKVYMFLRRSGLYCSTKGTSKEPRHLQLLADIEDSNIFTVTTGKKQHGAPTDYEFCIKPNKCRGELKELRMLCAEDEQGRTCWMTAFRLFKYGIVLYQNYKIPQQRKTLLSHFSAPVRSVSENSLVAMDFSGRIGRVIDNPVEAQSAAMEEGHAWRRSQRMNILGSHSPLHHSSLSSVIHIAQLWFHGRMTREESHRIIHQQGQVDGLFLLRVSQSNPKAFVLTLCHHQKIKHFQILPCEEDGQVFFSLDDGATKFTDLIQLVEFYQLNRGVLPCKLRHPCTFVAL